The Euphorbia lathyris chromosome 3, ddEupLath1.1, whole genome shotgun sequence genome contains a region encoding:
- the LOC136222399 gene encoding arogenate dehydratase/prephenate dehydratase 2, chloroplastic, with protein sequence MASSLSRSPLNLLPAQITVKPLPSNQIQRIGIASPLIPLKRRRVAIVLGVISGENDGAVEAVEKKKNNNNSARVALEMNLDASYDVVSRDALLPRPLSSSDLSTSVSEGSRLRVAYQGVRGAYSESAAEKAYPNCEAVPCEQFDTAFEAVERWLVDRAVLPIENSLGGSIHRNYDLLLRHTLHIVGEVKYAVHHCLLANHGVKVEDLKRVLSHPQALAQCEHTLTSLGLVREAVDDTAGAAKHVALHQLNDAGAVASSAAAAIYGLDILAEDIQDDSDNVTRFLMLAREPIIPGTDRPFKTSIVFSLEEGPGVLFKALAVFALRKINLTKIESRPLRKQPLRGYDSNNCSPKYFDYLFYVDFEASMAEQKAQNALKHLKEFATFLRVLGSYPVDTSMI encoded by the exons ATGGCTTCTTCCTTGTCCAGATCTCCACTAAATCTCCTCCCGGCGCAAATTACTGTCAAACCTTTGccgtccaatcagattcaacgTATAGGCATTGCGTCGCCGTTGATTCCACTTAAACGACGCCGTGTTGCAATCGTTTTAGGCGTTATCAGCGGAGAAAACGACGGAGCTGTCGAAGctgtggagaagaagaagaacaacaaCAACAGCGCTCGAGTAGCTCTCGAAATGAACCTGGATGCTTCGTACGACGTCGTTTCACGTGACGCGCTGCTTCCCA GGCCTCTATCATCTTCTGATTTATCGACTTCTGTATCTGAGGGGTCTCGTCTTCGCGTTGCTTATCAG GGAGTTCGAGGCGCCTACAGCGAGTCAGCTGCGGAGAAGGCATATCCGAACTGTGAAGCAGTGCCATGCGAGCAATTTGACACGGCTTTTGAA GCTGTGGAGCGGTGGCTTGTGGATAGAGCAGTTCTACCTATTGAGAATTCTTTAGGTGGGAGCATCCACAGAAATTATGACCTGTTACTTCGTCACACACTGCATATCGTAGGTGAAGTTAAATATGCTGTTCACCATTGCTTACTAGCCAATCATGGTGTTAAAGTTGAAGACTTGAAGAGGGTCTTAAGTCATCCACAG GCCCTTGCTCAATGTGAGCACACTTTAACGAGTTTGGGGTTGGTCAGAGAAGCAGTTGATGACACTGCTGGTGCAGCAAAG CATGTTGCACTTCACCAATTGAATGATGCGGGAGCTGTTGCTAGTTCTGCTGCTGCAGCTATTTATGGTTTGGATATATTAGCTGAAGATATTCAG GACGATTCTGATAATGTTACTCGATTCCTGATGCTGGCAAGGGAGCCGATTATTCCTGGCACAGACAGGCCATTTAAG ACAAGCATTGTCTTTTCACTGGAGGAGGGTCCTGGAGTGCTTTTCAAAGCACTTGCTGTTTTTGCTTTGCGGAAAATCAACCTTACTAAG ATTGAGAGTCGTCCGTTGCGGAAGCAGCCTTTGAGAGGATATGACAGCAATAACTGTTCTCCAAA ATATTTTGATTATCTTTTCTATGTGGATTTTGAGGCATCAATGGCAGAGCAGAAGGCACAGAATGCCCTCAAGCACCTGAAG GAATTTGCTACATTCTTGCGAGTTTTGGGGAGTTATCCAGTTGACACTAGCATGATATGA
- the LOC136223842 gene encoding NEDD8-specific protease 1: protein MGRSGADKMILSYNDAVLRQSDLDILSGPFFLNDRIIEFYFSYLSSTYPSDDILLVSPSIAFWLSNCSDMESLKDFVEPLKLPEKKLVIFPVNNNDDVSLAEGGSHWSLLAFQRDANVFIHHDSYSATNKWHALQLYQAVVKFIGSSDAGARCQYVERTDSPQQVNGYDCGLYVIAVARAICEWNQRCDEKNRDGLWFAVVKEQVNPAVVAAMRNEILSLIRSLMNSNEDCSSEKLST, encoded by the coding sequence ATGGGAAGATCTGGAGCTGATAAAATGATACTCAGCTACAATGATGCAGTTCTCAGGCAATCGGACCTGGATATCCTGAGTGGCCCTTTTTTCCTTAATGATCGAATAATCGAGTTCTACTTCAGTTATCTTTCTTCAACCTATCCTTCAGATGATATCCTACTTGTTTCACCTTCAATTGCTTTCTGGCTATCAAACTGCTCAGATATGGAGAGTCTCAAGGATTTTGTAGAACCCCTTAAACTACCAGAAAAGAAATTAGTGATCTTTCCTGTCAATAACAATGATGATGTTAGCCTTGCTGAAGGAGGATCACATTGGAGCTTACTTGCATTCCAGAGAGATGCTAATGTCTTCATTCATCATGACAGCTATTCGGCGACAAACAAATGGCACGCTTTGCAACTTTATCAAGCTGTTGTGAAATTTATAGGTTCTTCTGATGCAGGAGCTCGTTGCCAGTATGTGGAGCGTACTGATTCGCCGCAACAGGTAAATGGCTATGATTGCGGGTTGTATGTTATAGCGGTTGCACGAGCCATATGTGAGTGGAATCAAAGGTGTGATGAGAAAAATAGAGATGGTTTGTGGTTTGCTGTTGTGAAGGAGCAGGTTAATCCAGCAGTAGTAGCTGCAATGCGGAATGAAATTCTCTCGCTGATTAGAAGTCTAATGAATAGCAATGAGGATTGTTCATCAGAAAAATTAAGTACATGA